The Mycolicibacterium insubricum DNA segment GTAGGACACCAGGTCTCGCAGCGTGAACCCGTCGTGGGCGGTGACGAAGTTGATCGAGGCGACCGGTCGCCGGCTGGTCTTCTCGTACAGGTCCGGTGAACCGGTGATCCGGTAGGCGAACTCACCGAGGGTGGCGTCCTCGCCGCGCCAGAAGTCGCGCACGGTGTCGCGGTATTTGCCGTTCCACTCGGTCCATTGCGGCGGGAAGTTGCCGACCTGGTAGCCGCCGGGGCCGACGTCCCACGGCTCGGCGATCAGCTTGACCTGACTTACCGTCGGATCCTGTTGCACGAGTTCGAAAAACGCACTCAGCCGATCCACGTCGTAGAACTCCCGGGCCAGGGTGGCGGCCAGGTCGAAGCGGAACCCGTCGACGTGCATCTCGGTCACCCAGTACCGCAGGGAGTCCATGATCAACTGCAACGAGTGGGGATTTCCGACGTTGAGGCTGTTGCCGGTGCCGGTGTAGTCGCGGTAGTAGCGCTTGTCGTCGTCCATCAACCGGTAGTAGGCCGGATTGTCGATGCCGCGCATCGACACCGTGGGACCGAGATGGTTGCCCTCGGCGGTGTGGTTGTAGACCACGTCCAGGATCACTTCGATGCCGGCCTCGTGCAGGGCCCGCACCATCATCTTGAATTCCTGCACCTGGGCGCCGGGTGTGTCGGAGCTGGAGTATTTGGCGTCGGGCGCGAAGAACCCGATCGTGTTGTACCCCCAGTAGTTTGACAGTCCGCGCTCGATCAGGGTGGCGTCGTTGGCGAAGTGATGAACCGGCATCAGCTCGAGCGCGGTCACCCCCAGGGAATTGAGGTGGTCGATGATCGCCGGGTGCGCGATCCCGGCGTAGGTTCCGCGCAGCTGCTCGGGGATGTCGGGGTGGGTCTCGGTCAGCCCTTTGACATGTGCCTCGTAGATCACCGAATCCGCGTAGTCGCGCTGCGGGGGCCGGTCAACGCCCCAGTCGAAATACGGGTTGATGACCACCGACTTGGGCATGCTAGCCGCCGAGTCGTCGTCGTTGCGGCTGTCCGGGTCGCCGAAGTTGTAGCCGAACAGCGACTGGTCCCAGGCGAAGCGGCCGTCGATGGCCTTCGAGTACGGGTCCAGCAGCAGCTTGTTGGGATTGCACCGCGTACCGGAGGTGGGGTCGTTGGGACCGTGGACGCGGTAGCCGTAGCGCTGGCCGGAGGCGACGCGGGGCAGAAAGCCGTGCCAGACAAAGCCGTCGACCTCGGGCAGGGTGACCCGGGTCTCGTTGCCGTCCTCGTCGAACAGGCACAGCTCCACCGACTCGGCGATCTCGCTAAACAGCGCGAAGTTGGTACCGGAGCCGTCGTAGGTGGCGCCCAGCGGATAGGCCTTACCGGGCCAGATCTCGATGCCGTCCGGTGCGCTGTCCATGCTGTTCGCTCCTCGTCGCCTCGTCTGCAAACCTAGTCGGTGCCCGCGGGGGCGCCTACCAGCCCCAGGCAGGCCGACACCGCGGCATGCGTGATATCGCGGATCCGGCCGCCGTCCTCCATGGTTTGCGCAGTGAGCTCGCGCAGGCCGCCGAGCAGGATGATCACTGTCTCCCGTGACACCGGCGGGATGCCGGCGCGGGCGAATCCCGGGCTGGCCGTGATCTCCAGCAGCAGTGTGGTGAACCGTTCCATGCCTCGGCGCTGGATCGGGCGCGCCGCGTCGCCGAGGGCGGGGAACTCCCGGATCCAGGCCAAGGTGATGGCCGGGCGGGCCTCGATCGCCGCGAGGTAGGACTCCACCGCGGCGTCGATCTGGTCGAGGTAGTCGGCCTGCGGGTCGACGGCCGCGCGGATGGCGGCGATCATCGCGACGTTATCGGCGTCGAGCAGGTCCCGCAGGCAGTCGTCCTTGCTGGCGAAATGGGCGTAGAAGGTGCGCTTGGAGGTTTTGGCGTGCCGGACGATGTCGGCGACCGTGGTGTCGCGGTAGCCGCGCTCGGCGATCGACGCGGTCAGCCCGTCGAACAACCGCGCGGGGAAACCGAGTTCTGCCGCACCGGGATCGGTGAGCGTGGCGGACGGGCTGTTGGTGGGCTGTGGCATCCCGGCCTCACCTCCTTGCCAATGCTGGTACCTGCCGGTACCGTAAGCGTGAACAGCTGGTACTGCACGGTACCAGCAGGCGTTCGCGGAGGTGCCGCCATGACCGAGATTGCCGTTGAGCCCGTCGACGCCCAGCGGCAGCCGGAGGTCAAACTCCCGCCGTCGCCGCGCCGGGCGCCGAAGGTCGTCCAGGGGCTGGCGTTCGTCATGCTGCGCCGCCGGGTCATCAACCGGCTGAGCAAGCGCTACGGCGGCGCGTTCGCCATCGACGCTCCGCTGTTCGGGAAGATGGTGGTGGTCACCGACCCCGCACTGGCCCGACAGGTCTTCGCCGCCAGCCCGGACGATCTGGGCAACGTCCAGCCCAACCTGAGCCGAATGTTCGGCCCGGGTTCGATTTTCGCGCTCGACGGCACCGAACACCGCAGCCGCCGCAAGCTGCTGACCCCGCCGTTCCACGGTAGGGCCATGCACCGCTATGAGGAGATCGTCGAGGAAGAAACCGAGCGGGAGATCGCGAACTGGCGTGACGGGGAGGAATTCCCGACGCTGGAACCGATGATGCGCATCACCCTCAATGTGATCCTGCGGGCCATCTTCGGAGCCGACGGCGCCGAGCTGGCGGCGCTGCGGGAGAAGATCCCGGCCTGGGTCACACTGGGCTCGCGGCTGGTCGTTTT contains these protein-coding regions:
- the glgX gene encoding glycogen debranching protein GlgX, which translates into the protein MDSAPDGIEIWPGKAYPLGATYDGSGTNFALFSEIAESVELCLFDEDGNETRVTLPEVDGFVWHGFLPRVASGQRYGYRVHGPNDPTSGTRCNPNKLLLDPYSKAIDGRFAWDQSLFGYNFGDPDSRNDDDSAASMPKSVVINPYFDWGVDRPPQRDYADSVIYEAHVKGLTETHPDIPEQLRGTYAGIAHPAIIDHLNSLGVTALELMPVHHFANDATLIERGLSNYWGYNTIGFFAPDAKYSSSDTPGAQVQEFKMMVRALHEAGIEVILDVVYNHTAEGNHLGPTVSMRGIDNPAYYRLMDDDKRYYRDYTGTGNSLNVGNPHSLQLIMDSLRYWVTEMHVDGFRFDLAATLAREFYDVDRLSAFFELVQQDPTVSQVKLIAEPWDVGPGGYQVGNFPPQWTEWNGKYRDTVRDFWRGEDATLGEFAYRITGSPDLYEKTSRRPVASINFVTAHDGFTLRDLVSYNDKHNADNGEDNNDGESHNRSWNCGAEGPTDDAEVNTLRARQQRNFLTTLLLSQGVPMLSHGDELGRTQDGNNNGYCQDNPITWVDWADADTALTEFLRQVSALRSAHPVFRRRRFFTGRPVRSRDFTGLPDISWFRPDGSEMTDEDWDSGFGKSVAVYLNGNGIPGLDPRGHRVTDDSFLLCFNAHHEPISFRLPPPDFGEHWLPVIDTAADDPARAEPVPAGAEVTVQARALLVLQADLSAPEKSPGVGEHFR
- a CDS encoding TetR/AcrR family transcriptional regulator — translated: MPQPTNSPSATLTDPGAAELGFPARLFDGLTASIAERGYRDTTVADIVRHAKTSKRTFYAHFASKDDCLRDLLDADNVAMIAAIRAAVDPQADYLDQIDAAVESYLAAIEARPAITLAWIREFPALGDAARPIQRRGMERFTTLLLEITASPGFARAGIPPVSRETVIILLGGLRELTAQTMEDGGRIRDITHAAVSACLGLVGAPAGTD